One Gallus gallus isolate bGalGal1 chromosome 11, bGalGal1.mat.broiler.GRCg7b, whole genome shotgun sequence DNA window includes the following coding sequences:
- the UQCRFS1 gene encoding cytochrome b-c1 complex subunit Rieske, mitochondrial precursor translates to MLSVAARSGPFAPYLSAAAHAVPGPLKALAPAALRPEKVVLDLKRPLLCRESMSGRSARRDLVAGISLNAPASVRYVHNDVTVPDFSAYRREDVMDATTSSQTSSEDRKGFSYLVTATACVATAYAAKNVVTQFISSLSASADVLALSKIEIKLSDIPEGKNVAFKWRGKPLFVRHRTQAEINQEAEVDVSKLRDPQHDLDRVKKPEWVILVGVCTHLGCVPIANSGDFGGYYCPCHGSHYDASGRIRKGPAPYNLEVPTYQFVGDDLVVVG, encoded by the exons ATGTTGTCCGTGGCCGCCCGCTCCGGGCCCTTCGCGCCCTACCTGTCGGCCGCGGCGCACGCCGTGCCCGGCCCGCTCAAGGCGCTGGCGCCGGCGGCGCTGCGGCCCGAGAAGGTGGTGCTGGACCTGAAGCGACCGCTGCTGTGTCGGGAGTCGATGAGCGGCCGCTCGGCGCGGCGGGATCTCGTCGCCGGCATCAGCCTCAACG cacCTGCCAGTGTGCGTTACGTCCACAATGATGTCACGGTCCCTGACTTCTCTGCCTACCGTCGTGAAGATGTGATGGATGCCACAACGTCTTCTCAAACCAGCAGTGAAGATAGAAAAGGGTTTTCCTACCTGGTGACTGCAACAGCATGCGTAGCTACTGCATATGCTGCTAAGAATGTTGTCACCCAGTTTATTTCCAGCCTCAGTGCTTCTGCTGATGTGCTAGCATTGTCAAAGATTGAGATCAAGCTATCTGACATTCCTGAAGGCAAAAACGTGGCTTTCAAGTGGAGAGGGAAACCCCTCTTTGTGCGTCACAGAACCCAAGCAGAGATTAACCAGGAAGCTGAAGTTGATGTGTCTAAGCTGAGAGATCCACAGCACGATTTAGACAGAGTAAAGAAACCGGAATGGGTCATATTAGTAGGAGTCTGCACTCATCTTGGTTGTGTACCAATTGCTAACTCTGGAGATTTTGGTGGTTATTACTGCCCGTGCCATGGGTCCCATTATGATGCCTCTGGCAGAATCAGGAAAGGTCCTGCCCCCTATAACCTGGAGGTTCCAACCTACCAGTTTGTTGGTGATGATTTAGTTGTTGTTGGCTGA